The following proteins are encoded in a genomic region of Phaeodactylum tricornutum CCAP 1055/1 chromosome 1, whole genome shotgun sequence:
- a CDS encoding predicted protein gives IQVHESVQQALSEQRPVVALESTIVAHGLPYPENVELCRTLVQLFRDKGVEPATVAVQNGVCKIGLTWEELEDLAVAKQQNRVQKCSTRELSLFLAQHGRRKQGVSHTNYWGATTVASTMRLAHLAGISTFVTGGIGGVHRDGHVSMDVSADLHELARTPVVVVSAGIKSILDIPRTLEVLETNGVPVVSYRSNEFPAFFSPHSGVPASCRMEDADTIAAAYNVARDLNLPHGMLVGVPNMDPAGANVEEAIQRALQEASVDPSIVGQAVTPFILKRVSELTGGDSLRSNLSLVRNNARVGADIAIAIAE, from the coding sequence ATCCAAGTGCATGAATCTGTGCAACAAGCGCTTTCTGAGCAGCGTCCTGTAGTGGCCTTGGAATCGACCATTGTCGCACATGGCCTTCCTTATCCAGAAAACGTTGAGCTATGTCGCACACTAGTGCAGTTGTTCCGGGATAAGGGGGTTGAACCAGCCACAGTTGCCGTCCAAAATGGAGTTTGTAAAATTGGATTAACATgggaagaattggaagacTTGGCCGTGgcgaaacaacaaaatcggGTACAAAAATGCTCCACGCGCGAGCTGTCTCTGTTCTTGGCACAACATGGGCGCCGCAAACAAGGCGTAAGTCATACGAACTATTGGGGGGCCACGACAGTAGCGTCTACAATGCGACTAGCTCACTTGGCCGGCATCTCCACTTTTGTCACGGGCGGAATCGGTGGTGTGCACCGTGACGGTCACGTCAGTATGGATGTCTCGGCTGATTTACACGAATTAGCACGTACTCCGGTAGTGGTAGTGTCAGCCGGGATCAAGTCCATCTTAGACATCCCTCGCACGCTGGAAGTTTTAGAAACAAACGGTGTTCCGGTTGTTTCGTACCGATCTAACGAGTTTCCCGCATTCTTTTCACCGCATTCTGGAGTGCCGGCCTCTTGTCGAATGGAGGATGCCGATACAATCGCTGCTGCCTACAACGTGGCCAGGGATTTGAATTTACCACACGGAATGCTGGTTGGGGTCCCCAATATGGACCCCGCCGGTGCTAATGTGGAAGAGGCGATTCAACGTGCGCTACAAGAAGCTAGCGTTGATCCGAGCATTGTCGGCCAAGCCGTAACTCCATTTATATTAAAGCGTGTGTCGGAGCTGACCGGTGGTGATTCCTTACGTAGCAATTTGTCGCTGGTGCGAAACAACGCTAGAGTCGGCGCAGACATTGCAATTGCGATCGCGGAG
- a CDS encoding pds-like2, phytoene desaturase-like protein (Phytoene desaturase-like2, expressed gene with similarities to cyanobacterial phytoene desaturases/dehydrogenases, possibly involved in carotenoid biosynthesis): MHSSLFFYAAFYSVYRGVVDNVSALQLINPISLVRRNGSSSSSNRRFLSRCSKSSEREPCRVVVVGGGWAGFTAADTLARASSNVSVTLLDASQRGPGGLAGGWRTPKTGRPVEAGIHGFWREYRNTFAMIENIGLDLDDVLTNFTPSILVSENGRVALAPVLGNTMDKPNHLQANNLDWSNPRSLLEQIAPLLPSPLDVALLADFNPDSELSIADRISGIGLLGAWADFVQEDRDSWERYDKISAENLFRSIASISPNLYRDLVAPLLHVLPMTPGYDCSAAAALSCFHFFALQSRGAFDVRWCRGSISERIFNPWVEKLRESGNVCIQGSARVTSIEHYGGEYTVMINNKVSVTCDAVVLAVGATAAGRLIDSCPPLQKIPNLASKWKELRGVSCVAVRLFFAELPPSLASAMSDSPVVVCGPNIGGAPQLVETGFCIYDLSRLQDDFKGGGFVGLEVDFFRADAIAKMRDGDIIKLTLDAVQTALGVESIDMELVEDSAVIRALNAVSHFCVGSASKSPPVRITNGLYICGDWVDRSGHASWSTEKAVVTGLQVANAIDRDFGLDCRQAVIPAAADTPQLMGLRKAAKAWRNASPPRSFPLA, translated from the exons ATGCATAGTTCCCTCTTCTTTTACGCAGCTTTCTACTCTGTGTACAGAGGCGTTGTCGATAATGTGTCTGCCCTACAGTTAATCAACCCGATTTCACTTGTTAGACGAAACGGTTCTTCGAGTTCAAGTAATAGGCGTTTCCTTAGTCGGTGTTCAAAAAGTTCCGAGAGGGAACCTTGTAGAGTGGTTGTGGTTGGAGGAGGTTGGGCTGGTTTCACCGCAGCAGATACTTTGGCAAGAGCATCTTCGAATGTATCAGTTACCCTCTTGGATGCGTCACAGAGGGGCCCCGGAGGACTAGCAGGTGGCTGGAGAACGCCCAAGACTGGCCGGCCCGTCGAAGCAGGAATTCATGGCTTTTGGAGAGAGTATCGTAATACGTTTGCCATGATTGAAAACATTGGTTTAGACCTTGACGATGTCTTGACAAATTTCACACCGTCAATTTTGGTTTCGGAAAATGGACGCGTCGCCCTCGCACCCGTCCTCGGCAATACAATGGACAAGCCAAATCATCTACAAGCCAACAACCTGGACTGGTCTAATCCTCGCAGCCTGTTGGAGCAAATAGCGCctttgttgccgtcgccTTTAGATGTTGCTTTGTTGGCTGATTTCAATCCCGACTCGGAACTCTCCATTGCCGACAGAATCAGCGGTATCGGGTTGCTTGGTGCATGGGCCGACTTTGTACAAGAAGACCGCGACTCTTGGGAAAGATACGACAAGATATCAGCTGAAAACTTGTTTCGCTCGATTGCATCGATTTCACCAAACTTATACCGCGACTTGGTcgctcctcttcttcatgttTTACCAATGACCCCAGGATACGACTGCTCCGCAGCTGCAGCGCTATCCTgcttccacttctttgcACTACAATCTCGAGGTGCGTTTGATGTACGCTGGTGCCGTGGGAGCATTTCGGAACGCATCTTCAATCCCTGGGTTGAGAAGCTGAGGGAAAGCGGCAATGTTTGCATTCAAGGCTCCGCTCGGGTGACATCCATTGAACACTATGGCGGAGAGTACACGGTAAtgatcaacaacaaggtgTCCGTTACATGTGATGCTGTTGTTCTTGCCGTTGGCGCCACAGCGGCAGGAAGATTGATTGATTCGTGTCCACCACTGCAGAAGATTCCGAATCTAGCTTCAAAGTGGAAAGAACTTCGTGGTGTGAGCTGTGTAGCGGTTCGTCTCTTCTTTGCAGAACTTCCGCCGAGTCTTGCCTCTGCTATGAGCGACTCTCCTGTTGTCGTATGCGGGCCGAATATTGGGGGAGCCCCGCAACTCGTTGAGACTGGCTTTTGCATCTACGATCTGTCTCGATTGCAAGATGACTTCAAGGGCGGCGGTTTTGTGGGATTGGAGGTCGATTTTTTCCGGGCGGATGCAATTGCAAAAATGAGAGATGGCGACATTATCAAGCTTACATTGGATGCTGTCCAAACAGCACTTGGAGTCGAAAGCATCGACATGGAGCTCGTCGAAGATTCGGCGGTTATCAGAGCCCTAAATGCTGTATCGCATTTTTGCGTCGGATCGGCAAGCAAGTCACCTCCCGTGAGGATTACGAATGGGCTCTACATTTGCGGCGATTGGGTTGATCGAAGCGGGCATGCGTCGTGGAGCACCGAGAAGGCTGTGGTTACTGGTTTACAGGTGGCCAACGCAATTGACAGAGactttggattggattgtAGGCAAGCAGTTATTCCCGCTGCTGCCGATACCCCGCAACTCATGGGCTTGCGAAAGGCTGCCAAGGCATGGCGCAATGCATCACCTCCGCGATCGTTCCCA CTAGCCTAA
- a CDS encoding predicted protein has protein sequence MSHAEHGEVCDDSPLLELNPVEFAPFKNVNEFLIGFCRPRQSLSSVPDGNTQILVDDSASQSSSYKISPSSRGLEAVINVHPYTNLKRALHYGFCDPTELVGDERKSATNRSINSGVTTQTIDSGDISSITAVPDEQEDDEDEQSGIIFTHPGTGRAIRVYKALEVFVLTIAVLIFAFRTLRKLNVPIGFELKTRIDEDEPSFYFSFS, from the coding sequence ATGAGCCACGCAGAACACGGTGAAGTGTGCGACGACAGTCCGTTATTGGAACTGAACCCAGTCGAGTTTGCGCCGTTCAAAAACGTCAACGAATTTCTGATTGGGTTTTGTCGGCCTCGGCAAAGTCTCAGCTCTGTTCCGGATGGGAACACACAGATTCTTGTAGACGACAGCGCTTCACAATCGTCGTCTTATAAAATAAGTCCCTCATCCAGAGGGTTGGAAGCTGTTATCAACGTACACCCATACACAAACTTGAAAAGAGCACTACATTACGGCTTCTGCGATCCCACAGAGCTTGTCGGAGACGAAAGGAAATCCGCAACGAATAGAAGTATTAATTCCGGCGTCACCACGCAGACCATTGATAGCGGGGATATAAGTTCCATTACCGCAGTTCCAGACGAGcaggaagatgacgaagacgaacaGAGTGGTATCATTTTTACACATCCGGGCACTGGACGTGCCATTCGTGTATATAAGGCATTGGAAGTTTTTGTACTGACCATTGCGGTGCTCATTTTCGCTTTTCGTACGCTTCGCAAATTAAACGTTCCGATAGGCTTCGAATTGAAAACAAGGATTGATGAAGACGAGCCTTCATTTTActtttcgttttcctga
- a CDS encoding predicted protein, translating to IQVHESVQRALSEQRPVVALESTIVAHGLPYPENVELCRTLVQLFRDKGVEPATVAVQNGVCKIGLTWEELEDLAVAKQQNRVQKCSTRELSLFLAQHGRRKQGVSHTNYWGATTVASTMRLAHLAGISTFVTGGIGGVHRDGHVSMDVSADLHELARTPVVVVSAGIKSILDIPRTLEVLETNGVPVVSYRSNEFPAFFSPHSGVPASCRMEDADTIAAAYNVARDLNLPHGMLVGVPNMDPAGANVEEAIQRALQEASVDPSIVGQAVTPFILKRVSELTGGDSLRSNLSLVRNNARVGADIAIAIAE from the coding sequence ATCCAAGTGCATGAATCTGTGCAACGAGCGCTTTCTGAGCAGCGTCCCGTAGTGGCCTTGGAATCGACCATTGTCGCACATGGCCTTCCCTATCCAGAAAACGTTGAGCTATGTCGCACACTAGTGCAGTTGTTCCGGGATAAGGGGGTTGAACCAGCCACAGTTGCCGTCCAAAATGGAGTTTGTAAAATTGGATTAACATgggaagaattggaagacTTGGCCGTGgcgaaacaacaaaatcggGTACAAAAATGCTCCACGCGCGAGCTGTCTCTGTTCTTGGCACAACATGGGCGCCGCAAACAAGGCGTAAGTCATACGAACTATTGGGGGGCCACGACAGTAGCGTCTACAATGCGACTAGCTCACTTGGCCGGCATCTCCACTTTTGTCACGGGCGGAATCGGTGGTGTGCACCGTGACGGTCACGTCAGTATGGATGTCTCGGCTGATTTACACGAATTAGCACGTACTCCGGTAGTGGTAGTGTCAGCCGGGATCAAGTCCATCTTAGACATCCCTCGCACGCTGGAAGTTTTAGAAACAAACGGTGTTCCGGTTGTTTCGTACCGATCTAACGAGTTTCCCGCATTCTTTTCACCGCATTCTGGAGTGCCGGCCTCTTGTCGAATGGAGGATGCCGATACAATCGCTGCTGCCTACAACGTGGCCAGGGATTTGAATTTACCACACGGAATGCTGGTTGGGGTCCCCAATATGGACCCCGCCGGTGCTAATGTGGAAGAGGCGATTCAACGTGCGCTACAAGAAGCTAGCGTTGATCCGAGCATTGTCGGCCAAGCCGTAACTCCATTTATATTAAAGCGTGTGTCGGAGCTGACCGGTGGTGATTCCTTACGTAGCAATTTGTCGCTGGTGCGAAACAACGCTAGAGTCGGCGCAGACATTGCAATTGCGATCGCGGAG
- a CDS encoding predicted protein, with amino-acid sequence MSTEFQGEKALLSTISIPSGVLFYGPPGCGKTMAALCLGSSLSLPMINVRAANVLDKWLGGSEAAIRSLFSRARSAAPCILFFDEIDAIASNRGTDGESVDVMSRLLSTLLNELDGVNSEGQANVLVVACTNRIDDLDAALIRPGRLAEHICLQPPDENDAREIL; translated from the coding sequence ATGAGCACCGAGTTTCAAGGCGAAAAGGCACTTTTATCAACAATTTCGATTCCAAGTGGTGTCTTATTTTACGGCCCCCCTGGTTGTGGCAAAACCATGGCCGCATTATGCTTGGGGTCCTCGCTATCTCTCCCTATGATAAACGTACGAGCTGCCAACGTCTTGGACAAATGGCTGGGCGGATCAGAGGCGGCCATTCGTTCCCTGTTTAGTCGTGCTCGTTCGGCTGCACCGTGTATCCTGTtctttgacgaaattgatgCCATTGCAAGCAACCGAGGCACGGATGGCGAGTCTGTTGATGTCATGTCGCGCTTGTTGTCAACACTGTTGAATGAGCTGGATGGTGTCAACAGTGAGGGGCAAGCAAATGTGCTGGTAGTGGCGTGTACAAATCGAATCGACGATTTGGATGCTGCTCTCATACGACCTGGGAGGTTGGCAGAGCACATCTGTCTGCAGCCACCTGATGAAAACGACGCACGCGAGATTTTG
- the SLC4A_2 gene encoding predicted protein (Plastidial HCO3-transporter, eukaryote. Protein has a signal peptide with the cleavage site: GSA-FT. N-terminal protein part is ChloroP positive and the putative transit peptide is similar to T.p. transit peptides.), with protein MKQSSKRHRKDGALQHTVLWIGILSAFCTTGSAFTSSALGRTKPSSLHLVPGSAAVLNLGRRPGKRSNYLRLSLPADRRTSVGSSKNKDNTDSTNNDATQSIEGTKEDVKEKIQFSPSYLEQIDRMRGYRRKRQWKRVLEEYSNGNSTETTAQKHAKNLFDTIVSQEMRDDIRRRKKVYWSDWEDGFKNKRKVIPAILFLYFACLSPAVSFGTIASEITQGSIGIVEFLLSSGLSGMAYAMMCGQPMAFIAPTGLTLAFISGLYRFCMVKALPFFPIYAWVGLWTSFFFVLLGLGGSSQLIRFCTRFTDEVFNALLSVNFIYEAVASLKRNFDLADPMNLTMPFVSLAMALSTFWCTAKVAAFESSKYLNQKIRSIVKDFGPVTIFILMSIFNQRAWMKKFKVPTLTVPSSFQLSGGRNFLINLNAIPLNIKLACVLPAILLTSLFFMDQNISVRVVNNPDNKLKKGAAYNLDMVALGLITSCLSLVGLPWMCGATVQSLNHVRALTETRFNERTGEPEIIGVTETRVTGFAVHALICSTLAILPLLRFVPIPVVAGVFLFLGRKLMSGNSFLQRIRDCFVEKSRLPADHPIRYIGRKKTNIFTVTQIGCLGGLWFFKQNSTTAIFFPSVIGLLMLIRAFVLPKVFTEDELIDLGDPSPN; from the coding sequence ATGAAGCAGTCGAGTAAACGCCATAGAAAAGACGGGGCTCTACAGCATACGGTGCTCTGGATCGGAATATTGTCCGCGTTCTGTACCACAGGATCCGCCTTTACTTCTAGTGCACTGGGTAGAACCAAACCATCATCCTTGCACTTGGTGCCGGGAAGTGCTGCAGTTCTGAATTTGGGGAGACGTCCGGGAAAACGGTCCAATTATCTACGGCTGTCTTTACCTGCTGACAGAAGGACCAGTGTTGGTTCCAGCAAGAATAAGGACAATACAGATAGCACAAACAATGATGCTACACAGTCAATCGAAGGAACGAAAGAAGATGTAAAGGAAAAGATTCAATTTTCACCTTCTTATCTGGAACAGATCGACCGAATGAGAGGGTATCGACGAAAGCGTCAATGGAAGAGAGTACTGGAAGAGTATTCCAATGGAAATTCCACGGAGACTACCGCACAAAAACACGCCAAGAATCTTTTCGATACAATCGTCTCGCAGGAAATGCGGGACGACATACGAAGGCGCAAAAAGGTATACTGGTCCGACTGGGAAGACGGATTTAAGAACAAGCGGAAAGTCATTCCTGCAATTCTGTTCTTGTACTTTGCCTGTCTTTCTCCGGCGGTCAGTTTCGGTACCATTGCTTCGGAGATAACGCAAGGATCGATTGGCATTGTTGAGTTCTTACTGAGTTCCGGTCTGAGTGGAATGGCTTACGCGATGATGTGTGGACAACCCATGGCATTCATCGCTCCTACGGGACTGACGCTCGCTTTTATTTCTGGACTCTACCGTTTCTGTATGGTCAAGGCGTTGCCTTTCTTTCCTATCTATGCCTGGGTCGGACTATGGACAAGTTTTTTCTTCGTATTACTTGGGCTTGGTGGTTCCAGCCAATTGATTCGCTTCTGCACTCGCTTTACGGATGAAGTCTTTAATGCTTTGCTCAGTGTCAATTTTATATACGAAGCTGTTGCTTCCTTGAAGCGTAATTTTGACCTGGCCGACCCCATGAACTTAACCATGCCCTTTGTTTCCTTGGCCATGGCACTTTCAACTTTTTGGTGCACCGCCAAAGTTGCCGCTTTTGAAAGCAGCAAGTATCTGAACCAAAAAATTCGGTCGATTGTCAAAGATTTCGGACCCGTAACAATCTTTATCCTCATGTCAATTTTCAATCAGCGGGCTTGGATGAAAAAATTTAAGGTTCCCACACTTACTGTGCCGAGCAGCTTTCAGTTGTCTGGTGGTCGTAATTTTCTGATCAATCTGAACGCTATTCCTCTCAATATCAAATTGGCGTGCGTACTACCTGCGATTCTGCTGACGAGCCTTTTTTTCATGGACCAGAACATTAGTGTCCGCGTCGTTAACAACCCCGACAACAAGCTCAAAAAGGGAGCTGCGTACAATCTCGATATGGTAGCACTAGGACTGATTACTAGCTGCTTATCGCTCGTCGGCCTGCCATGGATGTGTGGGGCGACCGTTCAGTCTTTGAATCATGTACGCGCATTGACCGAGACACGGTTCAACGAGCGCACTGGTGAACCCGAGATTATCGGCGTAACAGAAACGCGAGTAACAGGATTTGCCGTCCATGCACTAATATGTTCAACACTTGCCATCTTGCCGCTACTACGATTTGTCCCGATCCCCGTTGTCGCCGGAGTATTCCTATTTCTTGGAAGGAAACTCATGTCAGGCAACTCGTTCTTGCAACGAATACGCGACTGTTTTGTGGAAAAGAGTCGACTCCCGGCCGACCACCCAATACGCTAcattggaagaaagaagacAAACATATTTACGGTCACACAAATTGGATGCTTGGGAGGACTCTGGTTCTTTAAACAGAACAGTACAACAGCTATTTTCTTCCCAAGCGTGATCGGACTTTTGATGCTGATCCGGGCCTTCGTCCTCCCCAAGGTTTTTACGGAAGACGAACTTATCGATCTTGGTGATCCTTCTCCCAACTGA
- a CDS encoding predicted protein has translation FLNPVTDEIAPGYSKVIKHPICIAAMEDKVESHKYNSPSDWEGDVNLMYKNCIDYNRGN, from the coding sequence TTTTTAAACCCCGTAACGGATGAAATTGCTCCGGGATACAGCAAAGTCATCAAGCACCCAATCTGCATTGCGGCAATGGAAGATAAAGTCGAATCACACAAATATAACTCCCCGTCAGACTGGGAAGGAGACGTCAATCTCATGTACAAAAATTGTATTGACTACAACCGAGGCAAC
- a CDS encoding predicted protein, whose protein sequence is MALIMARRSVAAHMQCGTHDPSSFELKLDQLRTHNFKHSERGRKLIADSCEELCVQCVDIDVYFHLSAIPQTSTSDYILPQPIESVSRFVREDPTLIRGDFSTVAEIYSLIEDNMRVLNERFAESPFSFTWRNSNPINPSVSADLSFAQLDINSIFNDDSVVKELHTGDSTTLNVFLTYAQCSDDADPRTGQITTNCDILGAAVFPSYQQANRDIDGVYVNYSTLTGGGFPQNDEGLTLVHEVGHWLGLYHTFQESASASDPCSPSNENDFVADTPTQAGSSQSLYECSLTHYEGESLPDSCPDLAGSDPVFNYMNYVSDEACWPPGVGEFTCGQYERMYTQWLLYRQHNETCQSNEMEIKIVVEFNRFFQRENVFYLFNDADEVLLNSTRDFDSLLTGIVQDQLRVDFCAPRGTYRLVFLDTLQDGFEEGGAYEVYVDGSLVDRVVGDFGRSSVTEFGPPDAIDAPSRIPSRAEATAPTVSPVFLSPTLMPTNLPSIAPVLLSSAAPSTSPTKNPGGTVTEIPIAGEIGATSIPTLTSPHVPKVASITSVPIGLSHTEPELPSGVRNKWHFCTLVLSVLVLIPIPYL, encoded by the exons ATGGCTTTGATTATGGCTAGGAGGTCTGTGGCAGCCCATATGCAGTGCGGAACTCATGATCCTTCATCTTTCGAGCTCAAGCTCGATCAGTTGCGCACTCACAATTTCAAGCATTCGGAGCGCGGACGCAAGCTCATTGCCGATTCATGTGAGGAGCTGTGTGTACAATGCGTTGACATCGACGTATACTTTCATCTATCAGCGATTCCCCAGACGAGCACTAGTGATTACATTCTACCTCAACCAATCGAAAGCGTTTCTCGCTTTGTGAGAGAGGACCCCACGCTGATTCGGGGCGATTTTTCGACGGTAGCAGAAATCTATAGTTTGATCGAGGACAACATGCGCGTCTTGAACGAGCGCTTTGCCGAATCTCCTTTCTCATTTACCTGGAGGAACTCCAATCCTATCAACCCCAGCGTATCTGCAGATCTTTCGTTCGCTCAGCTCGACATCAACAGCATTTTCAATGACGACAGTGTAGTGAAAGAGCTACATACCGGTGATTCCACCACACTAAACGTCTTTCTAACGTACGCACAATGTTCCGACGATGCCGATCCACGGACTGGACAAATCACGACAAACTGCGATATCCTGGGAGCTGCTGTATTTCCAAGCTACCAGCAGGCGAATCGCGATATTGACGGCGTGTACGTAAACTACAGTACACTCACCGGAGGAGG GTTTCCTCAAAATGACGAAGGCCTAACGTTGGTGCACGAGGTTGGACACTGGCTCGGACTGTACCACACCTTCCAAGAATCAGCAAGCGCCAGTGATCCTTGCTCGCCATCTAACGAGAACGACTTCGTGGCAGATACTCCGACGCAAGCGGGATCGTCCCAGTCTCTGTACGAGTGCTCATTGACTCACTACGAAGGTGAAAGCTTGCCGGACTCATGCCCCGACCTTGCCGGAAGCGACCCCGTGTTCAATTACATGAATTACGTCAGTGACGAAGCGTGCTGGCCTCCTGGTGTTGGTGAGTTTACGTGCGGACAGTACGAGCGTATGTACACGCAATGGCTACTGTATCGCCAGCACAACGAGACCTGCCAGTCGAACGAAATGGAGATTAAAATCGTGGTCGAGTTCAACCGGTTCTTTCAGCGCGAAAATGTCTTTTACCTCTTCAACGATGCAGATGAAGTCCTGCTCAACTCTACTCGAGACTTTGATAGCCTGCTGACAGGGATAGTGCAAGACCAGTTGCGTGTCGATTTTTGTGCACCTCGTGGAACGTATCGCCTGGTCTTTCTCGACACGCTTCAGGACGGTTTCGAGGAGGGGGGTGCCTATGAAGTCTATGTTGATGGGAGTCTTGTGGATCGAGTTGTGGGTGACTTTGGTAGATCTTCCGTCACTGAGTTTGGCCCTCCAGACGCCATAGACGCTCCGAGTCGTATTCCAAGTAGGGCGGAGGCAACCGCTCCAACAGTCTCTCCCGTATTTCTGTCACCAACGTTGATGCCAACAAATCTTCCATCTATTGCTCCCGTTCTTCTTTCCTCTGCAGCTCCAAGCACATCTCCAACAAAAAACCCGGGCGGAACAGTAACCGAAATTCCAATCGCTGGTGAGATAGGAGCGACATCAATACCAACTCTGACTTCACCACATGTCCCAAAAGTAGCAAGTATCACTTCAGTGCCGATTGGGTTGAGTCATACAGAACCTGAGCTCCCAAGCGGTGTCAGAAACAAATGGCATTTTTGCACTCTGGTACTCTCTGTGCTGGTGTTGATCCCCATTCCATATCTGTAG
- a CDS encoding predicted protein: LIIDNGGDTLKYGWSTDTLPSLIPNKTARLPQQWTVLVGDQLSTVQNPSQLIGVTHSTERGVVVNLGNQVQVWKPADPDTPEIPAATCAVLLALAPHTPRIMLDLIVQTWLEDLGFAHVGLCVSAVAAAQNVSNDYDTCCVVDLGWSATHIVPTHRQQVLDSRAIRRVPIGGRHLINAWKHFCSYRQWNLMEQEFIVRDVWERTAYVSLDFHTEIALARRLPAGQRPYDREFEEQILNVSVERFTFPEAFFRPSDLGLPLDWASLPQAIVQSIGACPESYQPALYKTIRLIGGLALLSNIKARLLHEIRCLAPAEYDIQLDLDDKPVAEAWQGARKYAATVRYRIWSISRDEWE; encoded by the exons TTGATCATCGACAATGGTGGAGACACGTTGAAGTACGGTTGGTCGACGGACACATTGCCGTCCTTGATTCCCAACAAAACGGCGCGCCTACCGCAACAGTGGACTGTTCTAGTCGGTGATCAGTTATCCACCGTTCAGAATCCCAGTCAGCTCATTGGTGTCACTCACTCGACCGAACGCGGTGTCGTTGTTAATCTCGGCAATCAGGTGCAAGTCTGGAAGC CCGCCGATCCGGACACTCCCGAGATTCCCGCCGCAACGTGTGCAGTCCTGCTAGCTTTGGCCCCGCACACGCCTCGGATCATGCTGGATCTCATCGTACAGACTTGGCTGGAAGACCTGGGCTTCGCGCACGTCGGACTCTGCGTATCCGCCGTCGCCGCGGCTCAGAATGTCTCCAACGATTACGATACCTGCTGCGTCGTTGATCTCGGCTGGAGCGCCACACACATTGTTCCGACTCACCGACAACAGGTACTGGACTCACGAGCCATCCGGCGAGTCCCAATTGGCGGTCGGCATCTGATCAATGCTTGGAAACACTTTTGCTCCTATCGACAATGGAACTTGATGGAGCAGGAATTCATTGTACGCGATGTTTGGGAGCGGACGGCCTACGTCTCCCTCGATTTTCATACCGAAATAGCTTTGGCACGACGTCTCCCTGCCGGGCAGCGACCCTACGATCGAGAGTTT gaagaacaAATTTTGAACGTAAGTGTGGAACGCTTTACCTTCCCCGAAGCCTTCTTTCGTCCCTCCGATTTGGGACTGCCACTTGACTGGGCCAGTCTTCCGCAGGCGATTGTGCAATCCATTGGAGCGTGTCCAGAATCCTACCAGCCAGCTCTGTATAAGACGATTCGTCTGATTGGTGGTCTTGCGCTGCTTTCAAACATAAAGGCCAGGTTACTCCATGAAATTCGCTGCCTGGCTCCCGCTGAATACGATATTCAGCTGGACCTTGACGATAAACCCGTGGCAGAGGCATGGCAGGGCGCGCGGAAGTACGCGGCTACGGTTAGGTATAGGATTTGGAGCATCAGCAGAGACGAATGGGAA
- a CDS encoding predicted protein — MSSVYATEPATSGRVIFETTHGPLEIQLWCNECPETTRFFLQLCIDGFFDDMLFHRIVPGFLIQTGAMRQSEAVHADYALERRKYELHSRLRFNHRGQVAMALNLDDDHDRNNGDLQPQFFVTLDEAPYLDGKHVLFGTISGPTIFNAIRIGGVEVD; from the exons ATGAGCAGCGTGTACGCCACCGAGCCCGCAACGTCGGGTCGGGTGATTTTCGAAACGACACACGGGCCTTTGGAGATTCAGCTGTGGTGCAACGAATGTCCCGAAACGACGAGATTCTTTCTGCAGCTCTGCATCGACGGATTTTTCGATGACATGCTTTTTCACCGTATCGTACCCGGGTTTCTCATCCAAACGGGTGCCATGCGACAGTCGGAA GCTGTCCACGCCGACTACGCATTGGAACGCCGTAAATACGAATTGCATTCACGGTTGCGATTCAATCATCGGGGACAAGTCGCTATGGCTTTGAATCTAGATGACGATCACGACCGGAACAATGGTG ACTTGCAGCCGCAGTTCTTTGTAACGCTCGACGAAGCGCCTTATTTGGACGGCAAACACGTATTGTTCGGGACCATATCGGGTCCTACCATTTTCAACGCCATTCGTATCGGTGGTGTGGAAGTGGAC